GATCGATCGGTACCTGGCGGAGCTGGACGCGGCCGGCGTGCTGACCGGCCCCGCGCTGGCCCGGGCGTTCCGGGCCGTGCCCCGGGAGATCTTCGTGGCCGCGGGCTTCCGCGGCCCGGGCGGCGGCTGGACCGTGCCCGGCGACCCCGGCTTCCTGGACGCGGTCTATCGCAACGCCGCGCTGGTGACCAAGGTGCACGGCGGCGTGCCGGTCAGCTCGTCCAGTCAGCCGTCGCTGATGGCGCAGATGCTCACCGCGCTGGACGTCGCGCCCGGCCACCGGGTGCTGGAGATCGGCGCCGGCACCGGCTACAACGCGGCGCTGCTGGCCGCGCTCGGCGCGGACGTGACCAGCGTCGAGGTGCAGGAGGACGTGGCCGCCGCGGCCGAGGCGGCGCTGGCCCGGGCCGGGGTCACCGGAGCGCGGGTCCGCCGGGCGGACGGCTGGGACGGCGCGCCCGGCCGTGCGCCGTTCGACCGGATCATCGGCACCGTCGGCGTCACCGGCCTCTCCGCGGCCTGGTGGGAGCAGCTGGCGCCGGACGGTGTGGTGGTGGCGCCGATCGCGCACGGCGGGCTGCACCCGGTGCTGGTGGTCCGCCGGACGCCGGACCGGCCCGAGGCGCGGGTGCTGTGCCCGGCCGGGTTCATGGTGGCGGCCGGCGCGCTCGCCGCCCGGCACGCCGGCTCGCACCCGTCACCGGTGCTTCCGCCGCTGCCGGCGGAGCTCCCGACCGTACCCCCGGTGAATCTTGATCTTGAGGGTTATCACGATCTGTGGTTCTTCGCCGCGGCCCGGGACCGGCGGGTCACCGCGGCGCCGGCGCTGCTCGCCGACCACCTGGGCGGCCTCGCGCTGTGCGAGCCGGGGTCGCTGGCCGCGATGCTGCCGGACGGCCGGATCCGCCCGCACGGCCCGGCCGGGGAACGGCTGGCGGGCGACCTCGCCGCGCTGGTCGCGGAGTGGCGCGCGGCCGGATCGCCGCCGCTGACGGCGTGGCGGGTCACCCTCGCGCCCGGCGGTGACCCGGCGCGCCCGGTCTGGGTGCCGGCCGCGTTCGCCACGGCGGGCGGTTAGCGGTCGCCCGTCCCACTCGCGGAGGCCGGAGCGTCCTGGCCGGTACTGCCGTGAATTGCTCATCCGGGCCGTTCTCCGGTCGATGGCGAGACGAGGGACTTTCGAGGAGGCCGCGATGGACCGGGGCGGGGCGGCCGGTGTGCCGAGGCTGCGGCCGTCTCCACTGCTCGTCGCGGCCACGCTGATCGCGCTCTGGTCCGTCACCTGGTTCGCGGTCACGCTGGCGCACCCGTTCACGCCCGAGTTCGTCGGCTGGCTGACCACGCCGGTGCTGCCGCTGCTCGGCGCGGCCGCGGCCTGGCAGGCCGCCGGCGCGGACGGACAGGGCCCCACGGCGCAGCGGTTCTGGCAGCGGTTCGGGCTGGCGTCCGTGCTGGGCGGCATCGCGGCGGCCAGTCACGCCTCGGACTGGCTGACCGCACCGCAGCGCCCGCCGCCGATCGGCCCACTCACCGTCTCGCTCCACCTGGTCGGCGGGATGCTCACGCTGTGGGCGCTGCTCGGCCTGCCGATCGAACGCGCCCGCCGGGCCGGGCTGCGCTTCGCGATGGACATGTCGATCGTGCTGCTGGCCACCGGTCTCTTCCTCTGGTACGGCGTGCTGCGGCACGCGGACGACGGCCCGCTCTCGGCCACCGGGCTCACGTTCGTGCTGGTGCTCGGCGCGATCGGGGTGACCGCGCTGGTCGCGTTCGCCAAGCTCGCGGTCGGCGGCGTGGACGGCGTCGACCGGACCGCGATGCACCTGCTCGGCGCCGCGTTCGTCGGTGGGCTCGCGACCGGCGTGCTCCACCCGGCGCTGGCCGGCCGCGCCGACCTGAACCCGGTGCAGCTCGCGCTCCCGGTCATGTACCTGCTGGTGGTCCTCGCGGCCGACCGGCAGCGGCGTGCCGCCGGCCTGCCCGGCCCGGAGCGGGTCCGGCGCGAGT
This genomic window from Catenuloplanes niger contains:
- a CDS encoding methyltransferase domain-containing protein; translation: MTAIDRYLAELDAAGVLTGPALARAFRAVPREIFVAAGFRGPGGGWTVPGDPGFLDAVYRNAALVTKVHGGVPVSSSSQPSLMAQMLTALDVAPGHRVLEIGAGTGYNAALLAALGADVTSVEVQEDVAAAAEAALARAGVTGARVRRADGWDGAPGRAPFDRIIGTVGVTGLSAAWWEQLAPDGVVVAPIAHGGLHPVLVVRRTPDRPEARVLCPAGFMVAAGALAARHAGSHPSPVLPPLPAELPTVPPVNLDLEGYHDLWFFAAARDRRVTAAPALLADHLGGLALCEPGSLAAMLPDGRIRPHGPAGERLAGDLAALVAEWRAAGSPPLTAWRVTLAPGGDPARPVWVPAAFATAGG